Proteins co-encoded in one Capsicum annuum cultivar UCD-10X-F1 chromosome 9, UCD10Xv1.1, whole genome shotgun sequence genomic window:
- the LOC107843020 gene encoding UDP-glucuronic acid decarboxylase 1 translates to MKLYKQSSRRDEELPDAHPYSPKSLKHHTRSLPRSINYLLKEQRLLFILIGILIGSTFFIIQPTLSHLSTSSEPHSSIPRSYNSLSHESLSTLSSYNHKDFNFRTNGVGHTGRVPVGVGRKRMRIVVTGGAGFVGSHLVDKLIKRGDDVIVIDNFFTGRKENVMHHFGNPRFELIRHDVVEPILLEVDQIYHLACPASPVHYKYNPVKTIKTNVMGTLNMLGLAKRIGARFLLTSTSEVYGDPLEHPQKETYWGHVNPIGVRSCYDEGKRTAETLTMDYHRGAGVEVRIARIFNTYGPRMCLDDGRVVSNFVAQAIRKQPMTVYGDGKQTRSFQYVSDLVDGLVALMEGEHIGPFNLGNPGEFTMLELAGVVKEVIDPSANIEFRANTADDPHKRKPNISKAKELLNWEPKVSLREGLPLMVSDFRNRILNEDEGKGN, encoded by the exons ATGAAATTGTACAAACAGTCAAGCAGAAGAGATGAAGAATTACCCGATGCACACCCATACTCACCAAAATCCCTTAAACATCATACAAGATCTCTTCCAAGATCCATCAATTATCTCCTTAAAGAACAAAGACTTTTGTTCATTCTCATTGGTATACTCATTGGTTCTACTTTTTTCATCATTCAACCAACTCTTTCTCACCTTAGCACATCTTCTGAACCTCATTCATCAATACCCAGATCATATAATTCACTAAGTCATGAATCTTTATCAACACTATCTTCATATAatcataaagatttcaactttagGACAAATGGGGTTGGTCATACTGGGAGGGTACCTGTTGGTGTTGGTAGAAAAAGGATGAGGATTGTTGTAACTGGTGGTGCTGGATTTGTTGGGAGTCATTTAGTTGATAAGTTAATTAAGAGAGGTGATgatgttattgttattgataaTTTCTTTACTGGGAGGAAAGAAAATGTGATGCATCATTTTGGAAATCCAAGATTTGAGCTTATTAGACATGATGTTGTTGAGCCTATTTTGTTGGAAGTAGATCAGATTTATCACTTGGCTTGTCCTGCTTCGCCAGTTCACTATAAGTATaatcctgtcaaaactatt AAGACAAATGTGATGGGAACCCTTAACATGTTGGGGCTTGCCAAGAGAATTGGTGCGAGGTTCTTGCTTACTAGTACAAGTGAGGTTTATGGCGATCCACTTGAGCACCCACAGAAGGAAACGTATTGGGGTCATGTGAATCCAATAG GTGTTAGGAGCTGCTACGACGAGGGAAAACGGACTGCGGAAACCTTGACTATGGATTACCACCGCGGTGCAGGTGTTGAG GTGCGTATTGCTCGGATTTTCAATACATATGGACCTCGTATGTGTCTAGATGATGGACGTGTTGTCAGCAACTTCGTTGCCCAG GCCATTCGCAAGCAACCAATGACAGTATATGGTGATGGAAAGCAAACACGAAGCTTTCAATATGTGTCTGATCTG GTTGATGGATTGGTGGCTCTCATGGAGGGTGAGCATATTGGCCCTTTCAACTTGGGAAACCCAGGAGAATTCACCATGTTGGAGCTTGCTGGG GTGGTCAAAGAAGTGATTGATCCCAGTGCAAATATTGAGTTCAGAGCCAACACCGCGGATGATCCTCACAAGAGGAAACCCAATATTAGCAAAGCAAAGGAGCTACTAAACTGGGAACCAAAAGTATCATTGCGAGAAGGGCTTCCCCTCATGGTCAGTGATTTCCGCAATCGCATCTTGAATGAAGATGAAGGCAAAGGGAACTAA